In Oxalobacteraceae bacterium OTU3CINTB1, the sequence TGCCCGGCGCGGCGCCGATGCCGGGCCAGTTGGCATCGGTGCCGCCGGCGGAGCAGCAGCCCGCCCCGGCCTATAACAACGGCGCTAACAACGGCAACAGTCTCGCGGCCAACAACAATGCCGGGCGCAATGCCGACAACAACGCCTCGGGCCGCGACCAGGACCGCGCGCCGGAACCGGAAGTCAAACAAGCGGCAGTGTGCAAGAGCTGCGGCGTGGTCGAGTCGGTACGCTCGATCGAACACCGCCCGCAAGGTAGCGGCGTCGGCGCGGCGGGCGGCGCCATCCTTGGCGGCCTGCTGGGCAACCAGGTCGGCGGCGGCCATGGCCGCCAACTGGCGACGGTCGCGGGTGCCGTGGGCGGCGCGGTGGCCGGCAACCAGGTCGAAACCCATATGAAGACCACGCGCACCTGGCGCATCGTGGTTCGCATGGACAACGGCACCACCCGCACGTTCAACCAGTCGGCGCAGCCGGCCTGGGGCTCGGGCGACGCCGTGCGTGTGGTGAACGGACAGTTACGCTCGGCCAATTGATACCGACAGTAAAATTATTGGGCGGAAATCGCTGTTACGTACGGCACCGTACAGAAGCTTAAGCTGGTTTTAAAGATAATAGATTCCAAGATACGAACAAACAGTTCGACATCGCATTCGATGCCCACAGTGGACGTCGCAATAACAACCTTAGGAGAGAATCATGCTCTATACCATCGCTGTAGTTCTGCTTATCCTGTGGCTGCTGGGCCTGGTCACTTCGTACACCATTGGCGGCTTCATCCACGTACTGCTGGTCGTTGCGATCATCATGGTGCTGCTGCGCCTGATTAGTGGACGCGGCGTGTAGCACACCGCGACCTGATCGAAGCGGCGCCCCACCCTCGCGGTGGTGCGCCGTTTTTTCGTTTATGCTGTGCGCTGCCTTTTCCATGGAGTGACTATGAAACGTTTTTTGATCGCGCTGGCCATGCTGCACATGGCTGCGGCGCAGGCGCAAACCATCAAGCCAGGCTTGTGGGAACTGAATAACACGGTCAAGACCGGCGATATACAAACCGACGCCGCCATCCAGATGGCGATGCAACAGTTGGCCAACATGCCGCCGGCGCAACGCGCGCAGATGGAAGCGATGCTGGCGCAGAACGGCGTGTCGGTGCCCAAGGTGGGCGGCGACGGCAGCATGACGGTGACCGCGTGCGTGACGCCGGAGATGGCGGCCAAGAAAGAACTGCCGCTGAACCAGAAGGGGAATTGCACCTCGAAGACGGTGCCGGCGGCGGGCGGGCTGGACGTGTCGTTCAGCTGCACCAATCCGACCTCCAGCGGCCAGGGCCAGATCCGCTTCAGCGACGACAGCCATTACACGATGATTATGGATGTCAACACCGAGGCGACCGGCGCGCCGCAGAAGGTCAAGGTCAATTCGACCGGACGCTGGGTGGGCGCCAGCTGCCCGGCCAAGCCGAAGGGCTAAAAGCGCTTAGTGACTGTCCGAGAACGCCATGTAGCGCTCGCGCGCCAGGGTGGCGATCGGACCAACCGCCAGATCGCGTGTTTCATAGCGGATGCACGGCATGACCTTGCCGTAGTTGCCGGTGTTGAAGATCTCGACCGCGCTTTCCAATTCCTCCGGCGCCACCGCCCGCTGCTCGACCATGATGCCCTCCTCCGCCAGCAGCGCGATCACGCGCGCACGGGTGATGCCGGACAAGAAAGTGCCGTTGGCGGCCGGCGTCACCACCTTGGCGTCCGGCGTAACGAAGAACAGGTTGGCCGACGCGAACTCGGCCACTTTGCCGGTGCTGTCGCAGACGACGGCGTTGTCGAAGCCGCGCTTTTGCGCTTCGCGGATGGCCTTGGCGGTATTGACGTATAGCGAAGACGCCTTGGCGTCGGTCGGCGCCATCAAGGCGTCCGGACGCAGCTGCGCCGACAGGCAGGCGGAAAAACCGGTAAAGGCCGGCATCGGCGCGTCAAACAGGGTCAGCGCGAACGCGCTCTTCTCGGGAATGGGCACCAGGAAACCGTCGGTGCCGAACACCAGCGGGCGGACGTAAAGCTCGGCGTCGGCCGGGAACTTCGCCACGCCTTCGCGCACCAATTTTTCCATTTCATCGACGCTCAACGGACAAGCCAGCCCCACGCGCTCGGCCGAGGTGATGACGCGCTGCAAGTGCAGCCGCAAGTCCGGCAGATGGCCGCGTATGGCGCGCGCGCCATCGAATACGGACGAGCCAAGCCATACGCTGTGGTCCATCGCGCCAAACAGTGGAGTGTTGCCCTCGGCCCATTCGCCGTTGAAGTAAGTCAGATGCATGCTTGTTCCGAATTCAGAAAAACAAGCAATTTATCACGTTTGGGCAGGCAACCTTAAATGCAGCATGGAACGGGCCGCTCAGAACGCATGGCGCATGCCGACGTTGAAGGCCTTGTCGCCGCGCCCCTGGCTGGTGGCGTTGCCGACGGTATAGGCGCCGCCGTTGCGGTTCTTGATGCGGGCCAGCGAGGCGTAGAAATCGGTGCGCTTGGACAGCGCGTAGCTGGCGCCGATGGCGATCTGGTCGGCGTCGCGGTCGAGCATGGTGCGGTCGTCCTTGCGGATGAACGAGGCCAGCAGAGTGGTCGCGCCCATCGGCACGGCAACGCCGAACAGCGCGTCGCGGCTCTTGTCGGTAGGCAAGGTCTGGGCGACCGCGCCGTAAGGATTGGACATGTCCCAGTGCGAACTGCCCTCGCCACGGCTCTGGCCGTATGCGGCGTAGCCGACGAAGCGGCCGAAGTCGATGTTGGCGGCCACCAGGGTGTTGCGCGCCGACTGGTCGACCGCCGGCGTGGTGCCGGTGGCGTCGAGCAGGTTGTCCTTGCGCTGGTGCGTGATGCCGATCTTGATCGGTCCCTTGTCGTAGCCCAGGCTGCCGCCGTATGCGCGGTTGACCTTGCTGTTGAACGGCGATTCGCCAAAGCTGTACTGGACTGCGCCGATCAGGCCGCTGCGGGCGCGTTTGGTCTTGTACTTGACGGTGTTGTCATAGCGTTTGGTGGTGTAGCCCACCAGGTTGGACGCCGCACCCGCCATGCCGCCATGGAAGGGATCGGCCACATTGGTCAAGGTTTCGTAGACCAGGTTGTATTGACGGCCCATGGTCACCAGTCCCATCGGCCCGTCGATGCCGACATAGGCCTGGCGGTTGAACAGCTTGCCGTTTTGTTCCAACGCGCCGGTGTCGTTCAGCACGCCGGCTTCGAGCGTGTACACGGCCGAGGTGCCGCCGCCAAGCTGCTCGCGGCCACGTACGCCGAGCCGGGAGCCGGAAGCGATGCCGCTGTCGACCTTGGTACGGGCGCAATCGGTCTTGCAACCCTGTTCCACGACAACACCAGCGTCCAGCAACCCGTAGACCTCGGCGGAGGACGACTCTTGCGCTCCCGCGGCCAGCGGCGCGATCAGGGACAGCGCGGTAACGAGAAGGTTCGGTTTCATGATGAGCAGGGAACTTGAGTGAATTGTTAAGTTCATCATAGGTCGCCCTTCGCCACCGCTCTGTGCGGCTTAACACGTTTACGTCAAATTCTTCGTGACTTGGTTTATAGTGGGATTTCATTATGTGAAAGGCAGACGCCATGCATGTTGAATACGCCAGCAAACGTTGCTCCCCCGATCAGGCCCTGGAACTGCTGAGGAATGGCGACACCGTCATCGTGCCGACCGGCGCCGGCGAGCCTCCCTCGCTGCTGCACGCGCTGTCGGCCAGGCGCACCAGCTTCCAGGACATCAGGGTGGCGCAGATCCTAGCCATGCGTAAATATGCCTATTTCGACTGCGACACGGTCAACCATGTGCGCCACGTCGCGCTGTTCTTCGGCGGCGCCTCGCGCTCGGCGGGACAAGCCGGCTGGGCCGATTTCATCCCCGCCTACTTTTCCGAGCTCCCCGGCCTGATCCAGCGCGACCTGATCCCGGCCGACGTGGTGTTTTCGATGGCCTCGCCGATGGACGAGCATGGCAACTTCGCGCTCAGCCTGGCGGCCGACTACACGATGGCGGCGGTCCGCAAGGCCCGCGTGGTGGTGCTGGAGGTCAATCCGAACGTGCCGGTGGCAAATGGCGAATGCATCGTGCACCTGTCGCAAGTCACGGCCATCGTCGAAAGCGACGAGCCGGTGATCGAGGTCGGGCTGCCGGCCATCGGCGCCGTGCAGGAGGCCATCGGCAGGCACGTGGCCGCCATGATCGAGGACGGCTCGACCTTGCAGATCGGCTATGGCGGCATTCCGGACGCGGTGGTCCAGCAGCTGACCTCCAAGCGCGACCTCGGCGTGCACACCGAGATGATCGGCGACGGCATCCTCAAGCTGGTCGAATGCGGCGCGGTCAACAACAGCCGCAAGACCTTCATGCCGGGCAAGATGGTGGCGACTTTCGCGCTGGGCTCGCGCAAGCTGTACGACTTCATGCACCAGAACCCGATGCTGGAGATGCATCCGGTCAGCTTCACCAACGATCCCTACCTGGCCGGTCAGAACGACAAACTGGTGGCCATCAACGCCAGCCTGCAGGTCGATTTGCTGGGGCAATGCGGTTCGGAGAGCCTGGCCCACCTGCCCTATTCCGGCACTGGCGGCCAGGTCGACTTCGTGCGCGCGGCCAACCGCTCGAACGGCGGCAAGGCCTTCATCGTGCTGCCGTCGACCGCCAGGGAAGGCGCGATCTCGCGCATCGTGCCGACGCTCACGCCCGGCACCCATGTCACCACGGGCAAGAACGACGTCAACTACGTGGTCACCGAATACGGCGTGGCCCAGTTGCGCGGCAAATCGGCGCACCAGCGGGCCGAGGCGCTGATCGCCATCGCCCATCCGGACTTCCGCGCCGAGCTGCGCGACGCGGCCAAACGAATCTTGCTATGCTGAGCAGGGGAATTTCCTGACAGATAGAAATATGTACGGCAGCGTACATACTGGGTAATGCTGACTGCATATACTGCGTTTTTTAGTCAAAACTGCGGTCATTCCGCCCTGTGCATGCTCGAAATATTACAACGTATAGACGCGGAAAGCACGGACATCGGCCTCATGGTCGAGCTGTTCGATACACTGCGTCCCCAGCGCCCCGGCGATGGCGTCCGCGCCACCGCCAACGTGCGCACGCTCGCCCAATTGTTGAAAGGCAGTCCCGCGCATGCGCTCGCGTTGCGCGGCTACGCATGCAGTCTGCTGTCCAGCCGTCGCCACTCCAGCCTGTACACCGAGATCGGCGTACTGTCGAACGATGGCTTTTTCACCGAACTCAAACGCCGCATCGCCTTTCGCATCCTGCCGCCGGCGCTGGGCAACGAGTACCTGAGCGAAGCGCTCGACCAGGTGATCTACAAGCGCACCGACCGCCTCTGGATCAGCGCCGTGCCGGCCGCCGACTGGCTGGCGTTGGTCGACGTGGTCTGCAATCCGCCCGACCGGCGCGAAGCCAGCCGTGGCGACGCCACTACCCGCTGCACCCCCAACCTGATGCTGCCGGGCTTGCTCGAAGCGATACGCACGCTGTCCTACCGCATCTGCGCGATCGGCCTGGAACCGAAGCTGACCAATTTCCACACCGAGATGGAGACCTACGAATCGCCCTTCATGGGCCAGAATTTCGAGGTCAACGCCTATCTGGACAACTACCAGCGCAACCTGGCCGGCGAGGACGTCGAGGTCGAGGACGCCCGCCACCTGCTGGTGATGCTGGACCAGTGCGACGTGGTGGTCGGCAAGATCCGCAAGAAAGCGCTACACCAGGGCACCAGCATCGCGCTGACCTACCTGTTGGTGGCGCTCACGCAAAGCATCGCCCGGCTGCGCAAGCTGCTGTTCCTGGTTGACGTCAGCGGCGAACTGAAGGCCGAAGCCATCGCGCCGGCCGCGCTGCTGATCGCACCGGCCGAGCTGCAAGCGCAACATCCGCAACCGGTCGGGCAGCAAGGTCCGCCGAGTCCGCGCCGCGCGGCCGCCGTCGGCCTGGCGCTGGAACTGGTCGATGCCCACAACAACAAATACGCCGTCAGCGATCTGCTGCGCGACAATATCGACCTGTTGGCGCGCAACGTCACCGAGAACGCCAGCCACACCGGCGAGCACTATGTGGCCGAC encodes:
- a CDS encoding DUF3617 domain-containing protein is translated as MKRFLIALAMLHMAAAQAQTIKPGLWELNNTVKTGDIQTDAAIQMAMQQLANMPPAQRAQMEAMLAQNGVSVPKVGGDGSMTVTACVTPEMAAKKELPLNQKGNCTSKTVPAAGGLDVSFSCTNPTSSGQGQIRFSDDSHYTMIMDVNTEATGAPQKVKVNSTGRWVGASCPAKPKG
- a CDS encoding 4-hydroxybutyrate CoA-transferase; the encoded protein is MHVEYASKRCSPDQALELLRNGDTVIVPTGAGEPPSLLHALSARRTSFQDIRVAQILAMRKYAYFDCDTVNHVRHVALFFGGASRSAGQAGWADFIPAYFSELPGLIQRDLIPADVVFSMASPMDEHGNFALSLAADYTMAAVRKARVVVLEVNPNVPVANGECIVHLSQVTAIVESDEPVIEVGLPAIGAVQEAIGRHVAAMIEDGSTLQIGYGGIPDAVVQQLTSKRDLGVHTEMIGDGILKLVECGAVNNSRKTFMPGKMVATFALGSRKLYDFMHQNPMLEMHPVSFTNDPYLAGQNDKLVAINASLQVDLLGQCGSESLAHLPYSGTGGQVDFVRAANRSNGGKAFIVLPSTAREGAISRIVPTLTPGTHVTTGKNDVNYVVTEYGVAQLRGKSAHQRAEALIAIAHPDFRAELRDAAKRILLC
- a CDS encoding branched-chain amino acid aminotransferase → MHLTYFNGEWAEGNTPLFGAMDHSVWLGSSVFDGARAIRGHLPDLRLHLQRVITSAERVGLACPLSVDEMEKLVREGVAKFPADAELYVRPLVFGTDGFLVPIPEKSAFALTLFDAPMPAFTGFSACLSAQLRPDALMAPTDAKASSLYVNTAKAIREAQKRGFDNAVVCDSTGKVAEFASANLFFVTPDAKVVTPAANGTFLSGITRARVIALLAEEGIMVEQRAVAPEELESAVEIFNTGNYGKVMPCIRYETRDLAVGPIATLARERYMAFSDSH
- a CDS encoding lmo0937 family membrane protein — encoded protein: MLYTIAVVLLILWLLGLVTSYTIGGFIHVLLVVAIIMVLLRLISGRGV
- a CDS encoding porin gives rise to the protein MKPNLLVTALSLIAPLAAGAQESSSAEVYGLLDAGVVVEQGCKTDCARTKVDSGIASGSRLGVRGREQLGGGTSAVYTLEAGVLNDTGALEQNGKLFNRQAYVGIDGPMGLVTMGRQYNLVYETLTNVADPFHGGMAGAASNLVGYTTKRYDNTVKYKTKRARSGLIGAVQYSFGESPFNSKVNRAYGGSLGYDKGPIKIGITHQRKDNLLDATGTTPAVDQSARNTLVAANIDFGRFVGYAAYGQSRGEGSSHWDMSNPYGAVAQTLPTDKSRDALFGVAVPMGATTLLASFIRKDDRTMLDRDADQIAIGASYALSKRTDFYASLARIKNRNGGAYTVGNATSQGRGDKAFNVGMRHAF
- a CDS encoding site-specific recombinase gives rise to the protein MLEILQRIDAESTDIGLMVELFDTLRPQRPGDGVRATANVRTLAQLLKGSPAHALALRGYACSLLSSRRHSSLYTEIGVLSNDGFFTELKRRIAFRILPPALGNEYLSEALDQVIYKRTDRLWISAVPAADWLALVDVVCNPPDRREASRGDATTRCTPNLMLPGLLEAIRTLSYRICAIGLEPKLTNFHTEMETYESPFMGQNFEVNAYLDNYQRNLAGEDVEVEDARHLLVMLDQCDVVVGKIRKKALHQGTSIALTYLLVALTQSIARLRKLLFLVDVSGELKAEAIAPAALLIAPAELQAQHPQPVGQQGPPSPRRAAAVGLALELVDAHNNKYAVSDLLRDNIDLLARNVTENASHTGEHYVADHRKELGGMFLSSAGAGVVIGFMALFKILMSYLRAAPLVETFLFSMNYSLGFMFIHVLHFTVATKQPAMTASRIAAGLHSRDGRNIDIESMAELCNKVIRTQNMAVLGNLATAIPTAWLIAMAWPYLTGHHLVTPGKAMHLLADIDPFGGPALVYAAIAGVCLFVAGLISGYYDNKALYTRWAQRIAQLRGLRWLLGRERLDRFGVYMENNLGGLMGNFFFGILLGVMPLLGFLLGMPLDIRHVTFSSANFATAMVGLDYNVSWQLVVTSVAGFVLIGTVNLLVSFGLALWVALRSRQVRFKHGWQLMKVLGRRFIQGPIAFFFGSSAEEAAPLALSDESKSPLKANR
- a CDS encoding glycine zipper 2TM domain-containing protein; the encoded protein is MTTPNTPTKQTLHPLMIIAAVAVVLFCGVGTAAIMGWLPTSNANGSVPGAAPMPGQLASVPPAEQQPAPAYNNGANNGNSLAANNNAGRNADNNASGRDQDRAPEPEVKQAAVCKSCGVVESVRSIEHRPQGSGVGAAGGAILGGLLGNQVGGGHGRQLATVAGAVGGAVAGNQVETHMKTTRTWRIVVRMDNGTTRTFNQSAQPAWGSGDAVRVVNGQLRSAN